Part of the Astatotilapia calliptera unplaced genomic scaffold, fAstCal1.2 U_scaffold_219, whole genome shotgun sequence genome, ttgtttccaaaaccccgcagtcaggatatgctatattgtatttagatagaagctagcgagctaacttcctgctaacttctaactccgttaattgtcataaattccgttttcatggatgcctggatgttaaactcaattgttacacctggtagagcagaacgctgatcattttattaaagatgaaagaatttagacagtttttcaactctcagtaatgccatagtgatcgtttgatatatggacctgcagcggagtttagacccagacacggctagtgacgtcagactgaacaaccggatatcataaactatgatataaatagggaggtcctattaacatgtttagttttacaggacaccttcctgcctttagtctcattcatgagcagtattagttttcttctaacatccagaagtctgcatgatgtgtttcatagtttctaacaagcctttgacaggtaaacataacatgaccgaaacacacacaaacaaacaaaaacaatcacacaAATTATATGTTAACCtcgtttatttttagttaagtAAACTCTAAAAATTCTAACAGAtcgctggtgcttagaatacagttgaataactattaaaaaccAGATGATGTAATATTTCTGCCCAGGTTGCAGTCTGAACACGCTGTTGCAAGCTCTGCTCCTCTCAGTGGAAATACGCCGTCTCTTTCCTCtttgtataaaaacattttaaaagtcagtttaatctcaaaattCACTGTTAAATCCAAAACCCACCAGATAAAGAAAAGCGAACGGTTCAGTCTAAcacagtgaaccattaaacttCAGTAAAACTATGAAGTTAtgatgtcttgatgcattctcaatcatccagggaagtaagtgaaaagggaaagaccatctctgaatcgaggaggagcctaagggtacatctgtcaccatcttacatgctgtgattgcagccgttctccaactctctgtgaatgggactcatggacattgatcagtggttgttgatcaatggctGTGACAGTTTGCATAATTCTGATTaatgaactgacctcccagcccattgttccttcagtgggctggtttcagtcattatgcaaatgtactgtttataagattgaaacctgcagtcagctgagactgaagaagtcacctggatgatgacgaaacaaaacgctacgtccagatgaacagaatcaacttttggagacatgcagtttaacctcagccaaaccgatttgctcagttgtaaataaaacagcgaagtaaacgtgacccgacagacagaacctgagtgaattaagtccagcgtttaaccactgagagctaaaactcagctgaggtttcaaagctgtgtgattggacatcagctgcTGATGAAGTtggttcgcctataaagtgctctgtaggGAAACAAGcttcagcagctctgcgctcggggaaaaaactatatttacttatcttgtgcagaaaaatgcactgacattgcgttatatcgagcaccggctgcccagttaaactgtgactatcaccaggtcaCGTGGGCgcgtttcttgaattagcagctaaacagctgacaggtgaggaggaggatgcatgcaggtaaactgagggcctgttgagctgatcgctggtgtCCTGAGAAACacgtcagctcgttctttatgttacagaagcacagagacacaaggcGGAAAAAgacggtgaaaatgagaatctgcaaatgcaacatgtggaacacggacagtggaatatgtaaacaaactggGTAACgtaaccccccccaaaaaaccccaaaaacagttAAGCTGGAACACCGGGGCTGTGAGCTCGGTGCTCTCTGTCAGCTGACTGTTAGCAGAGcgagtgaaatctctgaaaacatctgagcacttttgcaaacacgttctatgttgacaacctgaccagacgtGTGAAGATTACGctgcgacattcgcggctaaaacactgttaaaagtgtagctggtgacagaaaaacaggaTATTTTATAACTTTACACCACCATTGCTGACGGTGatttgaaatgcattctgggatacctggctgccccaaggccacacaagcaatcgattatctaggatcgacctgtcttgacttactttgcacggcaaccaatcaaatgctAGAGAAGCTGCAgtggcagcgttaaccccgcccacttagtttgatgggtgaggctgacagataaaatgatTTCAAGTTGAGACATGAAGGGGACAAAagtgccaaaatgaattaaataaatacatcattaaataactaattaaaactgtcaataattaattaaatgtgtcataaatatttatttaattatttccaattgtaattaattattgccacatttaattaattatttaatggtgtatttaattaattcattatggcagtcctggcgttccacaGCACCGTGCCATAAGGCAAAAGTGATAACTGGCTCGGGGACCACAACGTTGAAATTTTGGGTCCATGGCCTGGAAACTCCCCAGATCTTAATCCAATTGAGAATTTGTGGTCAATCCTCAAGAGGCGGGTGGAGGAAACAAAAACCCACTAATTCTGACAAACTCCAAGAAGTGATTATGACAGAATGGGTTGCTGTCAGTCAGGATTTGACTGAGAGCACGCCCAGTCGAATTGCAGAGGTCCTGAAAAAGAAGGGCCAACACTGCAAATACTGACTGTTTGCATAAATGTCATGTAATTGTCGATAAAAGCCTTTGAAACGTATGAAGTGCTTGtcattatatttcagtacatcacAGACACAACTGAAACAAAGATCTAAAAGCAGTTTAGCAGCAAACTTTGTGAAAACTAATATTTGTGTCATTCTCAAAACTTTTTGGCCACGACTGTACTttcttctcacatgtccatcactcctactctcgcctggattattttttggtcagcagctcactgctgagtgacatctcagacactgagatgaagactttgttaaatattttttaaaaagagtggacttAGGAAATACTGAACAAAATACCCCAAAaatttgaacacagtaacaaatttggtcgatttctagctaaccagttaaaaataaataaagaaaaaacaactatatgtgctgttaaagatgatctgggaacacaatGTATGATCTGAAAGAatgaacaacatttttagggatttctatgaaactttatattcACCACAAAAAAAACGCAtctaaaaaagacatttattaCTTTCTTGACagcgtaactcttccaaaattctGCCGATTCTGGCACCAGTTTtttacagaacgttgttggaaatcaaagaaaagggaagacttccatcaaatatgaattctgcaaacattagtctcctgctaaaaccaggcaaagaccctgtacatccctcaagctatcgtccaatatcacttataaatgtagaccttaaaataatctgcaaagctctctcaaagagattagagaaaataacctccctcttaattcatcctgaccaaactggtttcataaaaggtcggcactcatcaacaaatacacgtagattacttagtTTCATAGACTActcatgcagtaaaaacatcgaaactacaatattttctttagatgcagaaaaaacgtttgacagagttaactggaaatgtttatttccaactttacacaaatttagttttggaaactctttcaaaaatattacacaacagcttgtgtcagaacaaatgaccaaacatcctccagcttctgcatTTCTGAATAACAAATCTTGGACTCACCGAGCCTTTCTGCAGTTCCTCACAGCTGGAATCAGTCTCTGTCGTCCCTCTGCTGATGTGTTGTACTTCTGCAGGTCCAACTCATCCAGAACAtcctctgacatctgcagcatgaAGGCCAGAGCTGAGCACTGGATCATAGTGAGTTTCTTCTTTGATCTGTTCTCTGACTTCAGGAACTCTTGGATCTCCTGATGTACTGAGAGGTCGTTAATCTCCATCAGACAGTGGAAGATGTTGATGCTTCTGTCAGGAGAGATTTTAAGCTTCTTGTTATTCTTCAGGTTCTTGATGACACTCTGGATGGTTTCTGGACTGTTCTCTGTCTGACCCAGCAGACCTCCTAAGAGTCTCTGGTTGGACTCCAGACAGAGGCCATGAAGGAAGCGAACAAACAGGTCCAGACGACCATTTTTACTCCTGAAGGATTTTGTTAGTGTTCCCATCAAAAAATCATCCAGAGAtgactctttgtatttttttcccaggAAGTCCTTCAGCacctctgacttcctgttggtgaaacagtggaacatgtagactgcagccagaaactcctggatgctcagatgaacaaagcagtagactggtttctggaagatcacacactctctttTGAAGATCTCTGTACAAACTCCTGAGTACACCGAGGCCTCTGTCACATCCAGACCACACTGCTCCAGGTCTTCTTGGTAGAACATGATGTTTCCTTTCTCCAGATGTTCAAACGCCAGCCTCCCCAGCTTCAGAAGAACTTCCCTGTCAGCCTCCGTCAGCTCCTGTGGACTCGTCTCATGTCCCTCGTGGtacttgttcttcttcctctttgtctgaaccagcaggaagtgtgagtacatgtcagtcagggtcttgggcagctctcctctctgctctgtagtcaacatgtgctccagaactgtagcagtgatccagcagaagactgggatactacacatgatgtggaggctcctggatgtcttcatgtgggagatgattctgctggacagctcttcatcactgaatctcctcctgaagtactcctccttctgggcgTCAGTGAAGCCTCGTACttctgttagcctgtcaacacatgtaggagggatctgattggccgcTGCAGGTCGGGAAGTTATCCAGACGAGAGCCGAGGGAAGCAGATTCCCCtggatgaggtttgtcagcagctggctgactgatgacttctgtgtgacatcagacagcagcttcctgttggtgaaatccaatgaaagtctgctttcatccaggccgtcaaagatgaacaaaagctgAGAGACAGCCAGCTTCTCTGCTGTGACCTTCTGTAATGTTGGATGGAAAACATGGAGCAGCTCCAGAAGACTGTACTGCTCCTCTCTGATCAGGTTCAGCtccctgaatgaaagcagaaccaccacactgacatgttggttctccaagccctctgcccagtccagagtgaacttctgcaCTGAGAAGGTTTTTCCAACACCAGCCACGCCGTTGGTCAGAACCACTCTGATGGGTCTCTGTTGGTCAGgtaaggctttaaagatgtcctggCACCTGATTGGAGTGTCATGGAGGGCGTCCATCTTGGAAgctgtctccagctgcctcacctcatgttggctatgaacctcttcactctgtccctctgtgatgtagagctcagtgtagatcctgttgaggagggttctacttcctgtttcatcacttccttcagtcacacgttcacatctcctcctcagactgatcttatgttcatctaaaacctcctgcagaccaacatctgctgaaagaaagaaaaacagaaagaaaactcttcaatgtctgaacaacaacaagaagtccagttttcagaaatgagtccatcagcagacagatgttcaGTCTTACTTTGTACACAGCTGCTCTGACTGGCTGTCTGCAGTCCAGCTCTGCTTCTGGATCTTTCTCCACACTGGGGACAGGACCAGTCTCCTGATGAAGCAGACTGGTCCCAGTATGAGGAGATGCACTGTCTGCAGAACCAGTGTCCACAGCTGGTAGAGACTGGATCCTTCAGGACGTCCTGACACAAAGCACAGCAGGACAGCTGCTCCTCCTCACAGACAccactcctcttcctcttcctccctctgtgaACACATTTCTTTATCACTAAAATCATTGACTGTCAGTGACAAACATCCAGATTTGATGACACTGTGCAGAAGCTCTGATGGTCACAGAGAAAAGTCAAAGTGGAGAAACTTGTGTTTGAGTTCAGAATCCAAGTTTCCTTTGCTGTTCCTGCCTGTCTTATTAAACACAGAGTGATCAGCCTACAAACTCCACAGTAAAAGCCTTCATCACAGAGCTGATTATGTCCTTCACTGGATGTACTGGAAGTTTGGGATCCATCACTTTcaactgacctttgacctcctctAAAAACTGTGGTGGAGCAGCGGTGTCACATTCAGagctttcagctttattttgaaagagttcAGTCATCAGGAAGTGAACTTCTGGGTTCTGATTTCCTTTCTAGTGTTTTAcagaagtgaagaagaagaactaaAAGCTTTGAAATGATCTGAGTGATATTTTTGAACATTGCCACCAAATTGAGTTCAGCCTCCAGCAGTAACTTTGTTTCATGATGCCTCCCTGATGATGTGATGTTTGATTACAAACCTGTTTATGTGTTAGACATTAATCACATgaacacaggcagaaaaaagaagccaatgaaacaaatgacagaaacgtgttcattcactgccatgATCCATATTTTCTATGTACAGATGTTTGTAAAGAACACGTGTGCAGCGCTTTGTTCTGAGTATCTGCTGTCAGCACACAGTGCAGCAATAACTACAACCACACGTTTCTGTAGATCCTGAACATCAGCCTGGAGGAATCTGACCTCAGGTCTGCACACAGACGAGCTTCACCTCTGGGATGATGCTGGCTTCAGCTCCTTCTACAATCAGGCAGAAGCTTCTGCACCATCAGGACACAAACAGAGAGGAGCTGCTATCCTCAGACCATCCAAGTCCTAAATCAGAACATGCTCCCCTCATAGCATCACCATCAGGGTTTAAACAGGACCTTACATCATGTTCTTGTCTCACTGTCATATTTCAGATCATACCTGATTCATTATGACGTCACACGCTGCTACACTGATCCTGCTGCTTCATTACTGCTGATATTACTCTGCTCACTCTGTTCAGTTACTCTGTTTACATCACTTTGCTCATTTGCTTTGTTCTGCTTGCACTGCTCTGTCAGTACATGCTGTGCTAATGTGgcacaaagcactttaacattACATCTGCACaatgtttcattatttcatttaatgattgtttctaatgttttgtccagtcacaggagcagctcagcacatttcactgtgttgtaCGTGTATGACGATGCCTGTGACAAATAAACAGCCTCGGACTCTTCAATCTTCTGCATTTCTTTGGAGATCAGCTCAGTGGCCTGTTGAGACCATCTTTCTATTTCTGATGACTCAGTTCAGATTATTATCCTGatactttcttttaaaatgtgatgaaaTCATTTATCTGATGTTCTGACACAAATACACCAAAACGATCCCAAACAGCACAAACCACCACGTTACACACAGTGTAATAAAAATACAGGCaactacaaataaaaacactttaaaaatataaactaaaattACAAAGTGGTCACAGAATTTCAAACACCCGTAAATGAGTCAGCAGCTCTCTTACATGGTCAGCTGAGCTCCATGATTGAAGAACATTGTTGCTGCAGGTTCATGACTGAAATATGGAGGAACTATTTCTTTGGACcagtcactcctcacagacacacagctggatgctggagactgtgacctctgacctctgcaaacACAACCACATTGCATTCATTTCACATCAATTAGTACACCACAAAAGGCATGCAAGAAACACAGTATGAAGGCAAACTTCTGGCTTCAATAACATTCAACAGGTCAGGTGGAAACTTTTCTCAGATttgattcatgtttttatagaacgatccagctaaaaaaaatataccattaggtcaggggtcagcaaccttcaggacccaaagagccatttggagccagtttccacgcaaaagaaaacactgggagccacaaatactttttgacatctagaatgaagataacactgtatatactgttttttacctttatgctttgtgtgaacaactaaggtgtgttgcttatgaaatccatgaagtgctacagagaaaattacatgttatttatgtaatgaacacatttgaactcttaaagaaatataaccaaaggaaagacacccagctgaactaaaatgatgtagcaaacaaaagctgctgtgagccgccacccttatatctcctttgggcttttggagccttgacctgacttttaaaaaataattggaaaaaaagctctATGCTgctgaaagatgaaaaatagatatttgcaaaattctgcctaaatatgtattttacctggttaatgtgtgtggcggggcgtggtctgcagcgcgcTGCAGgggggcggacgcacctgagcggcacccgcaatcacgcctcgccgccttaacgtctgtgctgttgtgttggtgtgtgtcgggctgtgagctgcaaagctacagccggctgtgtgcgtacagcaaccgtgtgtgaaaagtggtcaataaagagaagctgaaaagcgagttcatgcaaacatcgtcgggtctgccgtgatatgtttacaacgggacttctgctcctgaacctctgcgcacagcgtctgcaggtcggggctgtacgaagtcactttcatctttacaggactgtaagctgtcgtctgtgaggcgtgagcggtgtttgtttttaacgtagttcacggtggagaacagctgctgacataatgtggatccgaagatccataattggccttcctggggttgaaagtctcgataaatgcacggcgtttcggcgggtacaccggcttccacgagtgtgacgcttatttgaacgatgaaaaaataataaaatataattttatttttatatttcaatatcacaaaaatcttccaatttagaactacaagttaaaaaagaacataaataaaatacacttcagctaaatacttctaatttattttcccaaaccacgaggAGCCGCACtgtaaggactaaagagccgcaggttgccgacccctgcatTAGTGTTAGTCAATGTTgcaactgaactgaaaaacaaaagattttggTCAGGTCCAAAGAAACAGAGTCACTATTAATACAAcacaacccccccaaaaagagCCATGTAGACCCCGGGCTCTATGGGTCTTGTGCTcggagcttgttcctgtgctgccatgattagtgcctctgtgctgtctttcagtccagctttgttcagccactggtaggatttctggatgtcagccacttcctctgcCTGCTGGTGGTGCAAACTGTGTTGTTCTGAGTTTCATTGGACGTCTTTGTCCAAAGCACCAGACAAAGGGCAAAGTAGATGCATTTGCATCAGCAGGAAAATACACCCCAAACTAGCATCATCATTATACAACTTTAACAACTGCCACTAAATGATACTTCATACACAGACCAGTGTTAGGTTAAGTTATGATGTCACTGGCAGAACATTTATAGAAACAACCTTTGAACTCTGAGTCAGCAGCTCTCTTACATGGTCAGCTGAGCTCCATGATTGAAGAACATTGTTGCTGCAGGTTCATCACTGAAGAGTGGAGGTCTGTCTTTGGACcagtcactcctcacagacacacagctggatgcTGGAGATGCTGCTccgtcctcttcctccatcttctTGATGTCAGGGTGGAGTTAGTCTgagaggtaaacacacacacactcagaggtgCTGTTGTCCTGGAAGCATCACACTGACGGCTTTCTAATGTTGGAGCTTTGGCCCTAAAGTCCAAACCAGTTATTTTAGAGGCtcaaagtctttaaaaaacaccaaaaccatCACATTATTTAATAAGTACATGatcaggtggatgaaggaactcagtgtgtttgggatcatcatCATGGTGAGGAGCCCACATGTTACGGCTCCTTTGGAGAGAAGCTGAGGATCACTGCAGGAAGTGAGCTCATGAAACCAAACTGCTGTTTGTGAGCAGCATGACTCTGTTATTGGACCTGCTCTGTGTTCTACATATGATCAATACTTCAAATATCTGTAAACATGTCATCTTATATTTGTTGCACTTGGTCACATCTGtctttaaaaatagatttttaatgtcactgagagttcttttctacctttattgatttattttggaataaattaaatataaaggtGCCAAAAACTGCCTGCAGCTTCTGCTCTGTGACAGGAAACTACTGTCAGGCTCAAAATGACTTCAGATTATTCATCACAGAGTGTTTATAGATCACAGGACACGTTACAGTTTCACTGTCGatgttttagttaaaaaaaatgctgtgttaAGGTCTTACTGTGAATCTGCGCGCTCATTGGCTAATACCCTGAGACTGACAGGTGGTTATCCAATCAGCGTGCGGCCTCACACGGACATAAAActcttaaagtttgttttttaagggaTTTTCAGATCAGACCTGATGTTTCTGCCTACAGCCTGTTTACCGATATAATCAATATTAGATATCAGAGCAACAGAAACCTCGGTGATCAGGACGCCGGGactgagaacaggaagtggCTCAAACGTCGCACTTTCATAAAGTCAGCCTGAACTCCACTCACCGAGTTTCTGTCGccattttagttttaaaagacGTCTAGATAAGGGCGGGTCTTACTGTGAACCTGCGCGCTCATTGGCTAATAACTTGAGATTGACAAGTCGTTATCCAATGAGCGCGCGGCTTCTCCCAACATAAAGTAGTTTCCTTTGAAAAACCAaagtctgattatttttgcctccACTGACGGAGCCTGTTGTTCccgccacagagacacagtaatgtcagagcggtgttaacactcacctgcctcagcacagctctcactctcc contains:
- the LOC113017841 gene encoding protein NLRC3-like, with translation MEEEDGAASPASSCVSVRSDWSKDRPPLFSDEPAATMFFNHGAQLTIGQRSQSPASSCVSVRSDWSKEIVPPYFSHEPAATMFFNHGAQLTIGRKRKRSGVCEEEQLSCCALCQDVLKDPVSTSCGHWFCRQCISSYWDQSASSGDWSCPQCGERSRSRAGLQTASQSSCVQTDVGLQEVLDEHKISLRRRCERVTEGSDETGSRTLLNRIYTELYITEGQSEEVHSQHEVRQLETASKMDALHDTPIRCQDIFKALPDQQRPIRVVLTNGVAGVGKTFSVQKFTLDWAEGLENQHVSVVVLLSFRELNLIREEQYSLLELLHVFHPTLQKVTAEKLAVSQLLFIFDGLDESRLSLDFTNRKLLSDVTQKSSVSQLLTNLIQGNLLPSALVWITSRPAAANQIPPTCVDRLTEVRGFTDAQKEEYFRRRFSDEELSSRIISHMKTSRSLHIMCSIPVFCWITATVLEHMLTTEQRGELPKTLTDMYSHFLLVQTKRKKNKYHEGHETSPQELTEADREVLLKLGRLAFEHLEKGNIMFYQEDLEQCGLDVTEASVYSGVCTEIFKRECVIFQKPVYCFVHLSIQEFLAAVYMFHCFTNRKSEVLKDFLGKKYKESSLDDFLMGTLTKSFRSKNGRLDLFVRFLHGLCLESNQRLLGGLLGQTENSPETIQSVIKNLKNNKKLKISPDRSINIFHCLMEINDLSVHQEIQEFLKSENRSKKKLTMIQCSALAFMLQMSEDVLDELDLQKYNTSAEGRQRLIPAVRNCRKARVCGLSDIGLEYLAAALKSNPSYPTEVDLSGTYSNLKDPGVKHLCGFLENPRCRFETLRLERCDLSEISCDYLEAVLKLNPSYPRVVDLRDHKLQDSGVKQLCVLLENPQHQIETLRSVSTF